The DNA window TTATTGTTAACAATAACATCttctatttcaaattatatattttaagcgTTAAAGttggttttaaaaaattctttaatattctacaataaattaaaagttaacttCTCGAAAACAATTACCATTACTCGTACATCTTGCATAAATGATGCTGTTATCAAAGAAGAATCTAACGATCCTTATAACTCATTCAACAGAAAAGAACAAAGGAGTGCGATAGTTATCGAAAGAAGTTGGAAGACACGGAATCGAAACTGGTCGCCTTGCAAGAATCCTATGACACGATAATAAATCACAGCAACGACGAGGATACTCTGCAACAATCGGTGGAGCAATTACGCGGACAATTGGTGCAGACGGCATTGATGTACGAGGAACGCAATCGCATGGTTGCGAATCAGGAGAATCAGATCAATGCTCTGAACAATCAGGTGACCTCGTTGAAGGAAGTGGTATCGATCACGCGAGATCTACTGCAGATCCGTAACATGGAGGTGAAACAACTGCAAGTGAGTTGATGATCTCATTCCTCTCTTTCCGCATATGCGAATTACAACGTGAACCGTTTAGACAGAATATTATATCATAGACATATGTATTGAATTGCAgtattaatagtaattaatttaaatttttatttaaaaacggcCATAACTTTATTCatatagtttaaattaattcctCCCAATATTCATCAGTTctcatcaaaatttcaaagcttTATACTAACGTACTAACGTTACATCATCATTGACAAGTGTGCAttgttaattgaaaaatttgtaaaaaattgtatatacatacacattgtAGGCTGAAGTCGATAATATGGAGAAGAAGATCTCCGAGGAACGCGATCGGCATAACGAGATGATTAGCAAAATGGATGCAGCGATGCGACTCAACGCCGATCTCAAGAAGGAGTATGAAACCCAATTATCTCTGTTTCAAAGTTTACGTGAAAAATATGGCGAGAAAATTACTCTATTGTCCAAGGAAAAACAAGCCCTCGAAATGGCCGCCTCTGCACCTGAATGAAAATAACTCTTTTGTACGATCTCAACAACATTAATAGTTaacaatttatacattttttcattttctgttATCTtatgtgtattaataaaaacaattttttttcgttaccgTGCGTGGGGTTTTTccaatagtataataatcacAATCATTTCCGTCAATATTCCAAGATCTAATCTTCCATGAATAAGCTTGCATCTTAGCAATTTGCGTAGTAATAGATAtacaaatattgcaaatattacatCATACATGCAAAAAGTAAACTATGCAAAGTCGTATACAATCTACATCTTAATTAACGAACAAATTGAAATTCAAATTAACTTTGAAGAAATTAACTCACaatcagaattaattaatttaaaataatttttaagagttaaTTTCAAAGCACTAAGTTCTTCGAAATTAAAATgctactattttattttcgatattatacttttctcaatattaattaatacatacttaattaatattgtatacagtataattacatttctgagaaaaaaataagagcaTAAATGAGATTGAGCATTGAAAACAAGAGTCTATATACTCAggttacttttattattagatcaTTTGATTCATAttctgttaaataataaaattgtcatttatttcataagttCTGCGTCATTGTCGAGTCAAAAGAGCATTACGCAGATGTGGATAGTACAGAGAAATGATTTagcaataaaagttatataaaactgttatcaattaatgaaaaaatgttattgcCAACATTATAAAAAGCAGCTCGAAAAATTTACTCATAATTTGTGTTGAAAGTGGCCACTGACGGGTGAAGTCCCaaagtaagaaaatattatagttggatgaaaataaaattaattataatttactttacatAAAGTTGTGAATTCTTTTATGATAACAAttattcaaaaagaaaaaataattttcaaaaaattcttaaactCTATCATTTTCAttcttgttatatatatttattacaattttatctttaaactcgtggacaaataaaatttataactagactcaatgatttatttttacagtattacttgagataataaaacattacttTTATACATAAGTAATATACGAAATGCAAAGAAAGATGAAGACATTGACGATAtgcttatttgtattttgtcTTGTGACAGTATCCTCGAAACCATGGAGATTTAGTGATGCTGCTCAACTTAGGGTTAGTAATCTATGTAAAGTTAttcattattaacaattgctacaatattacaataaataaatattgatatcaatGTGAATTaaacaagtataaatatttattaaatatttaagaaaatataaagaaaaaaatacttttcttaataaaagatatacatGATTAGataccaaataaaaaatatttattttagtttcttCCAGGAAGATGTATATTCTATTTAGATAGCGTAAGCTGAGACGATACATCGAATAATTCAAGATCATGTGAGACgcatctaaaataaattgtcaataacgtaatcaaataattaattattcgatattattcgattcataaactttttttagagGCGCGTCTTAATTACCCGATCTTGAATTATTCGATGTATTGTCTtaacttatatacatatataatttttaattaaactaaaactCTTCATACATATTCTTGTAGAGGTTTTACTTGCAGCACAACATCGCACAAGTCGacaaaaataacattgtgCCACCAGAAATTGAAATTACACCAATTAACAACTTAATAGATAAGTCTGAATCAATCCCGATAGAAAGTCAAGTCAAATAGGTgagtttttaaacaaagtcttatttattataagttattttcttatatgtgtcatatgttattgtaataagctattaatattttctattttcacaTCTAATCgaggattataaaaataaaactttttctccCAATTCtagtgaaatttaaaaaatttgcatttagaATACACaacataaaatgataaaattttaattcaatgtaaaaaatgatattatagaATTTCATCATAAACTTCTATCATATTATCGCAAAAAAACAGTGGAACAGAACAACGGTATAAATTTGCAGCAGTATAAACTTGCTTCTGTTATTTTTCAGTGATTAATCGACTATTGAACAAATTATAGCGAAGAGATGTCAAATACAAGTAGTTGTagtaattagtaaaaaataaattctcatCTATGGATGGATTGAAAAATATCGGCACATTATGtacattactaaaaaatactaaaaataatatataaatttaattaaaattaactaaatcaaTTATCAGTGAGAAGACAGAAATATTAACTTGGacgattaaaattaagagaataatttttataattaattaggtgtatattattaataaattgcaaatgtagtacatacttaataaaattttttgtattggagtgtcaaaataaatctcaaaataaaattaattttacattaaattttttcatcgttCCTAGCAGTAAGTATATACAGATAAGAGTACCAAACATAAGTTTCCGTGGTGTAGTGGTTATCACATCCGCCTAACACGCGGAAGGTCCCCGGTTCGATCCCGGgcggaaacatttttttttttatttgaaaaactcattatttgattaatgcgATTTCTACAATAGTACACAATTagtgcaattattttataatattggaaatttttcgaagttCACTTTTaacgttaatatttaatattttttactgtacTTAGAAATGGATACTGAAGAAAtgctcaaattaaaaaaaaaataattaaaattaaaatcataaaattaacacaaaagaggaagaaaagtatggaaaatagattaaataaatttgaatactaaatacataatattgacACGTATTGTAAGGACTATAGATAGAAATGCTAGaagatataatttacttatattatatacaattatatttatataattacattaaatataaagacaacgcttattatgcatatttattatttataatgtgtacctcgtgatttatttatttgcgtTTATGCCACAGTCACAATAACAGGCGCCTCATCATCCGCCTCTTCAAGTAAATTCGAAAAGTCCCACAAAAACTTTGCGGTCAATCGATCCTGCAAACGCTTTACATACGATTTCAATCGGCCATCCACCTCGGAATTCGACTGAATATTACCGAATAGTTTGCACAAATTACGATACACGAAATTATTGTTTGCCACGATGTCGCAGAGTACGTCTTCCGGCACATACAATAATTCTACTTCCAAGGCTTGCAGAAACTCCATATAGATAGAGCGATACTGTGGAATCGCGTTGTCCGCACCGCAAATTAGCGACACGAGTTTCTTCCATTGCTCGAAAGCATCTAAACTCTGACCAGCTAGGAAACAG is part of the Monomorium pharaonis isolate MP-MQ-018 chromosome 2, ASM1337386v2, whole genome shotgun sequence genome and encodes:
- the LOC105840580 gene encoding leucine-rich repeat and coiled-coil domain-containing protein 1 isoform X2; protein product: MSKIEKSDLPAGGDAPPIEAMKIDCANNTVTVIEVKNTDVMLEDADASAKEVVKEVLNARTEKDEQTVEAINNAAIPNEEEVIGPDAHTPETTDVIAEIAHVTAENDVEQIEAQRSVEESNDFSAITLQNEETPQSKSASKEKSDTSKQNASGNNATCISRLEAEVRKRTKECDSYRKKLEDTESKLVALQESYDTIINHSNDEDTLQQSVEQLRGQLVQTALMYEERNRMVANQENQINALNNQVTSLKEVVSITRDLLQIRNMEVKQLQAEVDNMEKKISEERDRHNEMISKMDAAMRLNADLKKEYETQLSLFQSLREKYGEKITLLSKEKQALEMAASAPE